A window of the Planctomycetota bacterium genome harbors these coding sequences:
- a CDS encoding 50S ribosomal protein L7/L12 has protein sequence MSTAEATREFSKETKELGDRIVALTLKAAKELSDYLDEVHGIKPAAGGAVMMAAPGAGGAGGAGAAEAAAEKTEFDVILESFPADGKIGVIKVVRAATGLGLKEAKDLVEGAPAKVKEGISKADAEKLKKELEEAKAKVAIK, from the coding sequence ATGTCGACCGCTGAAGCAACGCGTGAGTTCTCCAAGGAAACCAAGGAGCTCGGTGACCGGATCGTCGCTCTCACGCTGAAGGCCGCGAAGGAACTGTCCGACTACCTCGACGAGGTCCACGGGATCAAGCCCGCCGCGGGCGGCGCGGTCATGATGGCGGCACCGGGGGCCGGTGGTGCGGGCGGGGCCGGCGCTGCGGAGGCCGCCGCCGAGAAGACCGAGTTCGACGTCATCCTCGAGAGCTTCCCTGCCGACGGCAAGATCGGCGTGATCAAGGTGGTTCGGGCCGCGACCGGCTTGGGACTCAAGGAAGCCAAGGATCTCGTCGAGGGAGCCCCCGCAAAGGTCAAGGAAGGCATTTCCAAGGCCGACGCTGAGAAGCTGAAGAAGGAACTGGAGGAGGCGAAAGCCAAGGTTGCGATCAAGTGA
- the rpoB gene encoding DNA-directed RNA polymerase subunit beta, which translates to MATRAVRRLEPKKVRHFGSRRATHDIPDLTEIQTRFYDRFLQYDVPAAKRKDEGIEGVLREIFPIESYDRTVKLEYVRYELGKPRYEPDECRQLRMTYGRPLRVWLRLTREQPIEEEVYLGDIPIMLGGGEFIINGAERVVVSQLHRSPGIDFVADTESTDRKTYNCRIIPERGSWIELNVSKKDTLQVRIDQSGKFSALTLLRAMDPKYSADAEILKLFYKTTKEKVAGARSVAKIEGRVAIDDIVYPKGSERAGEIIVEAGCKISHDQAELICTSGLTGVEVMDDQKLPLIVNSLREDAEESKRRTGVAPSHEDALVRIYQRLRPGNPPAIDKARALFDEKFKDTNRYRLGRVGRFRINRKLGLAVAETEMTLRPDDLIAAIKYMLRLSEGEGEGEVDDIDHLGNRRLRTIDELASDELRKGFLKLRRTVQERMSLKDVTEMSPRSLINPKSISAAIEYFFGRGELSQVVDQTNPLSMLTHERRLSALGPGGLNRKRAGFEVRDVHISHYGRICPIETPEGTNIGLISSLAIYSGVDSYGFLVTPYRKISKSKLTDDVVWLRADEEHDAYLAPADALVVDNKLEGDSIIARYRGDFVLVPAADIQYIDVAPSQMVGVSAGLIPFLEHDDANRALMGSNMQRQAVPLLVTEPPIVATGMERDVAANSGLIIRAVRKGTVSYVDAERIEVTAASGQVETHRLRKYVGLNERTCQNQKPIVNLGQKVDKGEVLADGAAIYRGELALGRNVLVGFMAWDGFNFEDAIIISEELVENDVYTSIHIEEYDIEIRDTKLGREEFTRDIPNVGERALHNLDENGIVRIGTYVRPGDILVGKVSPKSKTELTPEEKLLHAIFGRAGEDVKNDSLEVPSGVEGIVIATEKFSRQMSLSEDERREFQKQLKDAEAVGNARIAEVFGALVGEIERQLQRPLTAPDGSPLVRDQEHKVVVERALAFKLDDLDIRSPQRKVEIEKSYKALWPSVEEAIDARERRLNSMKRGDELRPGVLQMVKVYVAAKRVISVGDKMAGRHGNKGVIAKILPKEDMPFLADGTPVQILLNPLGVPSRMNVGQILETHLGWAASLLGFQAVTPVFDGASEQDINEMLDAASLPRHGKAQLFDGRTGEPLEQETTVGYIYMLKLHHLVDDKVHARSTGPYSLITQQPLGGKARFGGQRFGEMEVWALEAYGAAYILQELLTVKSDDVEGRTKIYESMVKGENTLEAGTPASFDVLTNEIRGLALNMSLEKRRV; encoded by the coding sequence ATGGCCACGCGTGCGGTCCGTCGTCTCGAGCCGAAGAAAGTCCGTCATTTCGGCAGCCGTCGGGCGACGCACGACATCCCCGATCTGACCGAGATCCAGACGCGTTTCTACGACCGGTTCCTCCAGTACGACGTTCCGGCTGCCAAGCGGAAGGACGAGGGGATCGAAGGCGTGCTCCGGGAGATCTTCCCGATCGAGAGCTATGACCGGACCGTCAAGCTCGAGTACGTCCGCTACGAGCTCGGCAAGCCCCGGTACGAGCCTGACGAGTGCCGCCAACTGCGGATGACCTACGGCCGGCCGCTGCGCGTGTGGTTGCGTCTGACCCGCGAGCAACCGATCGAGGAAGAGGTCTACCTCGGCGACATTCCGATCATGCTCGGCGGCGGCGAGTTCATCATCAACGGCGCCGAGCGCGTCGTGGTGAGCCAGCTTCACCGCTCGCCGGGAATCGACTTCGTCGCCGACACAGAGTCGACCGACCGGAAGACGTACAACTGCCGGATCATCCCCGAGCGTGGCAGTTGGATCGAGCTCAACGTCTCCAAGAAAGACACGCTCCAGGTCCGCATCGACCAAAGCGGGAAGTTCTCGGCGTTGACCCTGCTCCGGGCGATGGACCCGAAGTACTCGGCCGATGCCGAGATCCTCAAGCTGTTCTACAAGACCACCAAGGAGAAGGTCGCGGGGGCGCGGAGCGTCGCCAAGATCGAGGGCCGGGTGGCGATCGACGACATCGTCTATCCCAAAGGCAGCGAGCGCGCCGGCGAGATCATCGTCGAGGCGGGGTGCAAGATCTCCCACGATCAGGCGGAACTGATCTGCACGTCGGGGCTCACCGGCGTGGAGGTGATGGACGACCAGAAGCTGCCGCTGATCGTCAACAGCCTGCGTGAGGATGCCGAAGAGTCGAAGCGGCGCACCGGCGTCGCCCCCAGTCACGAAGACGCCCTCGTCCGCATCTACCAACGGCTCCGTCCCGGCAACCCGCCGGCGATCGACAAGGCACGGGCACTGTTCGACGAGAAGTTCAAGGACACCAATCGCTACCGGCTCGGCCGCGTCGGCCGGTTTCGCATCAATCGCAAGCTCGGTCTGGCGGTCGCCGAGACCGAGATGACGCTTCGGCCCGACGATCTGATCGCGGCGATCAAGTACATGCTGCGCCTGTCGGAAGGCGAAGGCGAAGGCGAGGTGGACGACATCGACCACCTCGGCAACCGCCGTCTCCGGACCATCGACGAGTTGGCCAGCGACGAGTTGCGGAAGGGTTTCCTCAAACTGCGCCGCACCGTGCAGGAGCGGATGAGCCTCAAGGACGTCACGGAGATGTCCCCGCGTTCGCTCATCAATCCCAAGAGTATCTCCGCGGCGATCGAGTATTTCTTCGGCCGGGGCGAGCTTTCGCAGGTCGTCGACCAGACCAACCCGCTGTCGATGCTGACGCACGAACGACGACTGTCGGCACTCGGTCCCGGCGGCCTCAACCGGAAGCGTGCCGGCTTCGAGGTTCGTGACGTTCACATCTCGCACTACGGGCGGATCTGCCCGATCGAGACTCCCGAAGGCACCAACATCGGCCTGATCTCCAGCTTGGCGATCTATTCGGGGGTCGACTCCTACGGCTTCCTCGTCACACCCTACCGCAAGATCTCCAAGAGCAAGCTCACCGACGACGTCGTCTGGCTCCGCGCCGACGAAGAGCACGACGCCTACCTGGCCCCGGCCGACGCCCTCGTGGTCGACAACAAACTGGAGGGCGACTCGATCATCGCCCGCTACCGTGGCGACTTCGTCCTCGTACCGGCCGCCGACATCCAGTACATCGACGTCGCCCCCAGCCAGATGGTCGGCGTGTCGGCCGGGCTGATCCCGTTCCTCGAGCACGACGACGCCAACCGCGCCCTGATGGGCTCCAACATGCAGCGGCAGGCGGTGCCGCTGCTGGTGACCGAGCCGCCGATCGTCGCCACGGGCATGGAGCGCGACGTGGCTGCCAACTCGGGGCTCATCATCCGCGCCGTGCGCAAGGGAACGGTCAGCTACGTGGACGCCGAGCGGATCGAGGTCACTGCTGCTTCCGGACAGGTCGAGACGCACCGGTTGAGGAAGTACGTCGGCCTCAACGAGCGCACGTGCCAAAACCAAAAGCCGATCGTCAACCTGGGGCAGAAAGTCGACAAGGGTGAGGTCCTCGCCGACGGTGCCGCGATTTACCGCGGTGAATTGGCGCTGGGCCGCAATGTCCTCGTCGGCTTCATGGCCTGGGACGGCTTCAATTTCGAGGACGCGATCATCATCAGCGAGGAGCTGGTGGAGAACGACGTCTACACCTCGATCCACATCGAGGAGTACGACATCGAGATCCGCGACACGAAACTCGGTCGCGAGGAATTCACCCGCGACATCCCCAACGTCGGCGAACGGGCGCTGCACAACCTCGACGAGAACGGCATCGTCCGCATCGGGACCTACGTCCGACCTGGCGACATTCTCGTCGGCAAGGTCTCGCCGAAGAGCAAGACCGAGCTGACACCCGAGGAGAAGCTGCTCCACGCGATCTTCGGCCGCGCCGGCGAGGACGTGAAGAACGACTCGCTCGAGGTGCCGTCGGGTGTCGAGGGAATCGTCATCGCGACCGAGAAGTTCTCCCGGCAGATGAGCCTGTCGGAGGACGAGCGGCGCGAGTTCCAAAAGCAGCTCAAGGACGCCGAAGCCGTGGGCAACGCGCGGATCGCCGAGGTGTTCGGTGCCTTGGTCGGCGAGATCGAGAGGCAGTTGCAGCGACCGCTCACCGCCCCGGACGGAAGCCCGTTGGTCCGCGACCAGGAGCACAAGGTCGTGGTCGAGCGGGCGCTCGCGTTCAAGCTCGACGACCTCGACATCCGTTCGCCGCAGCGGAAGGTGGAGATCGAGAAGTCGTACAAGGCGCTGTGGCCCTCCGTGGAGGAGGCGATCGACGCCCGGGAACGGCGTCTCAACAGCATGAAGCGCGGCGACGAGCTGCGCCCCGGCGTGCTGCAGATGGTGAAGGTCTACGTCGCCGCCAAACGGGTGATCTCGGTCGGTGACAAAATGGCCGGCCGGCACGGCAACAAGGGTGTGATCGCCAAGATCCTGCCCAAGGAGGACATGCCGTTCCTCGCCGACGGCACGCCGGTCCAGATCCTCCTCAACCCGCTCGGCGTTCCGAGCCGGATGAACGTCGGCCAGATCCTCGAGACCCACCTCGGCTGGGCGGCGTCGCTGCTCGGGTTCCAGGCGGTGACGCCGGTGTTCGACGGGGCGAGCGAACAGGACATCAACGAAATGCTCGATGCCGCCAGCCTCCCCCGGCACGGCAAGGCCCAACTGTTCGACGGTCGCACGGGCGAACCGCTCGAGCAGGAGACGACGGTCGGCTACATCTACATGCTCAAGCTCCATCACCTCGTCGACGACAAGGTTCACGCCCGCTCCACCGGCCCCTACTCCCTGATCACGCAGCAGCCCCTCGGCGGCAAGGCACGCTTCGGTGGGCAGCGGTTCGGCGAGATGGAGGTCTGGGCGCTCGAGGCCTATGGAGCGGCGTACATCCTCCAGGAGTTGCTCACGGTCAAGAGCGACGACGTCGAAGGTCGGACGAAGATCTACGAGAGCATGGTCAAGGGGGAGAACACCCTCGAGGCCGGCACCCCGGCGAGCTTCGACGTGTTGACCAACGAGATTCGCGGCCTGGCCCTGAACATGTCACTCGAGAAGCGTCGCGTCTGA
- the rpoC gene encoding DNA-directed RNA polymerase subunit beta' gives MSIGEPTYDRVNDYSAVKISLARPHDIRSWSFGEVKKPETINYRTFRPEKDGLMCEKIFGPEKDWECSCGKYRGMKYKGMICDRCGVKVTHSRVRRKRMGHIELAAPVVHIWFFKAMPSRLGALLDMKTSSLEKVIYFQDYVVLDPRDTPLKKQQLLTEEEYRKAREDYGDGAFDAEMGAEAVRKLLLGLDLVTLSKELREELHTTGSKQKKKDLVNRLKIVESIRDSENKPEWMVLDVIPVIPPDLRPLVMLDSGNFATSDLNDLYRRIINRNNRLKKLVDLNAPEVIIRNEKRMLQQSVDALFDNNRCKRPVLASSNRPLKSLTDMIKGKQGRFRENLLGKRVDYSARSVIVVGPTLRLHQCGLPKKIALELFQPFIIRRLKELGHADTIKSAKKMLERKDTEVWDILEEVIRNHPVLLNRAPTLHRMGIQAFEPILVEGNAIKLHPLVCKGFNADFDGDQMAVHLPLSIEAQVEAHTLMLATNNIFSPANGAPIISPSQDVVMGCYYLTMLLPGRKGEGMVFKSIEEVELAHSLGKVGTHAKIRVRLPANRRLKTDDPKLGEPGAIIETTAGRVLFNSVLPEGMLFYNIPMRSSELARVISDCYQALGRRKTIDLLDDMNRTGFKWSTKSGLSFATDDLITPMSKTRIIGDAEKNVLKIMRQYQRGMITDGERYNQVLDAWTHAREQITKDMMSELEKDTASDARRQGYVNPIYLMAHSGARGGVEQIRQLAGMRGLMAKPSGKIIETPIKANFREGLTVLEYFSSTHGARKGLADTALKTADSGYLTRKLADVAQNVVVTMHDCGTSQGITKTVIYRGEKVEVSLADSIRGRVSREPIVNPITDEIVVNEDELITPSIARSIEQLGLEKIQVRSPLTCDAPLGVCRLCYGMDLSTGSLVEEGMAVGIIAAQSIGEPGTQLTMRTFHIGGVGQRALEENQSKAKRGGRARFTRLRTVTNEQGEEVVLARNGEIAIVDAKGAELEKFDIPAGAILKVTENEEVKAGTLLVQWDPHSIPILSEVAGRVRYEDVVEGETVRIEKDPSGHIRRMIMEHKGVLHPQVVLEDESGKILDFYYLPEKAYIEVSPGENVKAGHILAKTPREASGTQDITGGLPRVTEIFEARKPKDPAIMAEIDGKVELLGEKRRGKRTIIVKNDSGREIEHLVTHGKHLRVHAGDFVKAGEALVDGPLVPHDILRISGEEEVQKYLVREIQNVYRSQRVEIDDKHIEIIVSQMLRKVKIETVGDTNLLPGSVMDKFEFKQANDRVENGLKITDRGDSEFVVGTVVPKDALSQANAQIEALGGTSAKGTKPKKATASTQLLGITKASVQSSSFISAASFQETTKVLTEAALAGKVDNLVGLKENVILGHLIPAGTGFSTFQSSEVRVRPEALESLRVDRDLLTRQFPLLESVPPATEPGASPPGSDNGGG, from the coding sequence GTGAGCATCGGTGAACCCACCTACGATCGCGTCAACGACTACTCGGCGGTGAAGATCAGCCTCGCCCGACCGCACGACATCCGTAGCTGGTCGTTCGGAGAGGTGAAGAAGCCGGAGACGATCAACTACCGCACCTTCCGTCCGGAGAAGGACGGCCTGATGTGCGAGAAGATCTTCGGCCCGGAGAAGGACTGGGAGTGCTCGTGCGGCAAGTACCGCGGCATGAAGTACAAGGGCATGATCTGCGATCGCTGTGGCGTGAAAGTCACCCACAGCCGCGTGCGGCGCAAGCGCATGGGTCACATCGAACTCGCCGCGCCGGTCGTCCACATCTGGTTCTTCAAGGCGATGCCGAGCCGCCTCGGCGCCCTTCTCGACATGAAGACGTCGAGCCTGGAGAAGGTCATCTATTTCCAGGATTACGTCGTCCTCGATCCCAGGGACACGCCGCTGAAGAAGCAGCAGCTCCTCACCGAGGAGGAGTACCGCAAGGCGCGGGAGGACTACGGCGACGGGGCATTCGACGCCGAGATGGGCGCCGAGGCCGTGCGCAAACTGCTTCTCGGGCTCGACCTCGTCACGCTCTCCAAGGAGCTCCGCGAGGAGCTCCACACGACGGGATCGAAGCAGAAAAAGAAGGACCTCGTCAACCGGCTGAAGATCGTGGAAAGCATCCGCGACAGCGAGAACAAGCCGGAATGGATGGTCCTCGACGTGATCCCGGTGATCCCCCCGGATCTCCGGCCGCTGGTCATGCTCGACAGCGGGAACTTCGCGACCAGCGATCTCAACGACCTCTATCGGCGGATCATCAACCGCAACAACCGGCTCAAAAAACTCGTCGACCTCAACGCCCCGGAGGTCATCATCCGCAACGAGAAGCGGATGCTGCAGCAGTCAGTCGACGCGTTGTTCGACAACAACCGCTGCAAGCGCCCCGTGCTCGCATCGAGCAACCGGCCGCTGAAGAGCCTCACCGACATGATCAAGGGGAAGCAGGGTCGCTTCCGCGAGAATCTGCTCGGCAAACGCGTCGACTATTCGGCGCGAAGCGTGATCGTCGTCGGTCCGACCCTCCGCCTTCACCAGTGCGGGCTTCCGAAAAAGATCGCCTTGGAGCTGTTCCAGCCGTTCATCATCCGGCGGCTCAAGGAGCTCGGCCATGCCGACACGATCAAGAGCGCCAAGAAGATGCTCGAGCGGAAGGACACCGAGGTCTGGGACATCCTCGAGGAGGTGATCCGCAACCACCCGGTGCTGCTCAACCGTGCGCCCACGCTTCATCGGATGGGTATCCAAGCCTTCGAGCCGATCCTCGTCGAAGGCAACGCCATCAAGCTCCATCCGCTGGTCTGCAAGGGCTTCAACGCCGATTTCGACGGTGACCAGATGGCCGTCCATCTGCCGCTGTCGATCGAGGCGCAGGTCGAAGCCCACACGCTGATGTTGGCGACCAACAACATTTTCAGCCCTGCCAACGGGGCGCCGATCATCAGCCCCTCCCAGGACGTGGTGATGGGCTGCTACTACCTGACGATGCTTCTCCCCGGCCGCAAGGGGGAAGGGATGGTGTTCAAGAGCATCGAAGAGGTGGAACTTGCCCACTCACTCGGCAAGGTCGGCACCCACGCCAAGATCAGGGTCCGTCTCCCCGCCAACCGCCGCCTCAAGACCGACGATCCGAAGCTCGGCGAACCGGGCGCGATCATCGAGACCACGGCGGGCCGCGTGCTGTTCAATTCGGTCCTGCCGGAAGGGATGCTGTTCTACAACATCCCGATGCGCTCGAGCGAGTTGGCCCGCGTCATCTCCGACTGCTACCAGGCCCTCGGCCGCCGCAAGACGATCGACCTGCTCGACGACATGAACCGCACCGGGTTCAAGTGGAGCACGAAGAGCGGTCTGTCGTTCGCCACCGACGACCTGATCACGCCGATGAGCAAGACCCGGATCATCGGCGACGCCGAGAAGAACGTCCTCAAGATCATGCGGCAGTACCAGCGCGGCATGATCACCGACGGTGAGCGCTACAACCAGGTGCTCGACGCCTGGACCCACGCCCGTGAGCAGATCACCAAGGACATGATGAGCGAGCTGGAGAAGGACACCGCCAGCGACGCGCGCCGCCAGGGATACGTCAATCCGATCTACCTGATGGCCCACTCCGGTGCCCGTGGCGGCGTCGAACAGATCCGTCAGCTCGCCGGGATGCGTGGCCTGATGGCCAAGCCGTCGGGCAAGATCATCGAGACCCCCATCAAGGCGAACTTCCGTGAAGGGTTGACCGTGCTCGAGTACTTCAGCTCGACCCACGGCGCGCGGAAGGGCCTCGCCGACACCGCCCTGAAGACGGCTGACTCCGGATACCTGACGCGCAAGCTGGCAGACGTCGCGCAGAACGTCGTCGTCACCATGCACGACTGCGGCACGTCGCAGGGGATCACGAAGACGGTCATCTACCGTGGTGAAAAGGTCGAGGTCAGCCTCGCCGACAGCATCCGTGGCCGGGTCAGCCGTGAGCCGATCGTCAACCCGATCACCGACGAGATCGTGGTCAACGAGGACGAGTTGATCACGCCTTCGATCGCACGCAGCATCGAGCAACTCGGTTTGGAGAAGATCCAGGTCCGCAGTCCGCTCACGTGCGATGCACCGCTCGGCGTCTGCCGGCTGTGCTACGGGATGGACCTCTCGACCGGTTCCCTGGTCGAGGAGGGGATGGCCGTCGGAATCATCGCCGCGCAGAGCATCGGCGAGCCTGGTACGCAGCTGACCATGCGGACTTTCCACATCGGTGGCGTCGGCCAACGGGCCCTCGAGGAAAACCAGAGCAAGGCCAAGCGTGGTGGCCGCGCCCGCTTCACCAGGCTGCGGACCGTGACCAACGAGCAGGGCGAGGAGGTCGTGCTCGCCCGCAACGGTGAGATCGCGATCGTCGACGCCAAGGGGGCCGAACTGGAGAAGTTCGACATTCCCGCCGGCGCGATCCTCAAGGTGACGGAGAACGAGGAGGTCAAGGCCGGGACGCTGCTGGTGCAGTGGGACCCGCACTCGATTCCGATTCTCTCGGAGGTCGCCGGGCGGGTCCGCTACGAGGATGTCGTCGAAGGGGAGACGGTCCGCATCGAGAAGGATCCCAGCGGCCACATCCGCCGGATGATCATGGAACACAAGGGGGTGCTCCACCCCCAGGTCGTGCTCGAGGACGAGAGCGGCAAGATCCTCGACTTCTATTATCTCCCGGAGAAGGCCTACATCGAGGTCTCACCGGGCGAGAACGTCAAGGCCGGCCACATCCTCGCCAAGACGCCCCGCGAAGCGTCTGGCACCCAGGACATCACCGGTGGCCTGCCGCGGGTGACGGAGATCTTCGAGGCCCGCAAGCCGAAGGATCCGGCGATCATGGCCGAGATCGACGGCAAGGTCGAGTTGCTTGGCGAGAAGCGCCGCGGGAAGCGGACGATCATCGTCAAGAACGACAGCGGACGCGAGATCGAGCATCTCGTGACCCACGGCAAGCACCTTCGCGTCCACGCCGGGGATTTCGTCAAGGCAGGCGAGGCGCTCGTCGACGGCCCGCTGGTTCCCCACGACATCCTCAGGATTTCCGGTGAGGAGGAGGTGCAGAAGTATCTCGTCCGCGAGATCCAAAACGTCTACCGCAGCCAGCGCGTCGAGATCGACGACAAGCACATCGAGATCATCGTTTCCCAGATGCTGCGGAAGGTGAAGATCGAGACGGTGGGCGATACCAACCTGCTGCCCGGCAGCGTGATGGACAAGTTCGAGTTCAAGCAGGCCAACGATCGAGTCGAGAACGGTCTGAAGATCACCGACCGGGGAGACAGCGAGTTCGTCGTCGGCACGGTCGTTCCCAAGGACGCCCTCTCCCAGGCCAACGCCCAGATCGAGGCCCTCGGCGGCACGTCCGCGAAGGGGACGAAGCCGAAGAAGGCGACGGCGAGCACGCAGCTTCTCGGAATCACGAAGGCGAGCGTGCAGAGCTCGAGTTTCATTTCCGCCGCGAGTTTTCAGGAGACCACCAAGGTCCTCACCGAGGCGGCTTTGGCCGGCAAGGTCGACAACCTGGTCGGTCTCAAGGAAAACGTCATCCTCGGGCACCTCATCCCGG